In Alphaproteobacteria bacterium, a genomic segment contains:
- a CDS encoding ABC transporter permease, with translation MSETSPIARFWAEFRANRIAVAALAVVAAIVLLAVFAPLYAPQNPYDLANLVLMDARRPPGYVGSKGFTHWLGTDAQGRDLLSAILYGLRVSLKVGLAAGAVAFVLGATLGALAAFMGGKIEILIMRIVDLQLSFPAILLALVLVALLGQGQWQLIAALVTAQYAYFARTAHGAATAERAKDYVAAALSTPLSSARVVFRHILPNCLPPLIVVATVQVANSIALEATLSFLGLGLPVTEPSLGMLIANGFQVLLSGRYWISIYPGVALIVLIVAINLVGDQVRDQLNPRLRR, from the coding sequence ATGAGCGAAACATCGCCCATCGCCCGCTTTTGGGCGGAGTTTCGCGCCAACCGCATCGCGGTCGCGGCCCTCGCCGTCGTCGCCGCGATCGTGCTGCTTGCCGTGTTCGCCCCGCTCTATGCGCCGCAAAACCCGTACGACCTCGCCAATCTCGTGTTGATGGATGCGCGTCGGCCGCCCGGCTATGTCGGGTCGAAGGGCTTCACCCATTGGCTGGGCACCGACGCGCAAGGGCGCGACCTGCTCTCCGCGATCCTTTACGGGTTGCGCGTCTCGCTCAAGGTCGGGCTCGCCGCGGGGGCCGTCGCCTTCGTGTTGGGCGCGACGCTGGGCGCCCTCGCCGCCTTCATGGGCGGCAAGATCGAAATCCTGATCATGCGGATCGTCGATCTGCAGCTTTCCTTCCCGGCGATCCTGCTGGCCCTCGTTCTCGTGGCGCTGCTGGGTCAAGGCCAATGGCAATTGATCGCGGCCCTCGTCACCGCGCAATACGCGTATTTCGCGCGCACGGCGCATGGCGCGGCAACGGCCGAGCGCGCCAAGGATTACGTGGCTGCAGCATTGTCCACACCATTGTCGTCGGCACGCGTCGTGTTCCGCCACATCCTGCCCAACTGCCTGCCGCCGCTGATCGTCGTCGCGACGGTGCAGGTCGCGAACTCGATCGCGCTGGAAGCCACGCTCTCCTTCCTCGGCCTTGGCCTGCCGGTGACGGAGCCGTCGCTGGGCATGCTGATCGCCAACGGCTTCCAAGTGCTGCTCTCGGGCCGCTATTGGATCTCGATCTACCCCGGCGTCGCGCTGATCGTGTTGATCGTCGCGATCAATCTGGTCGGGGATCAAGTGCGCGACCAGTTGAACCCGAGGCTGCGGCGATGA
- a CDS encoding ABC transporter permease, protein MLGFVIQRFLQAVAVMLVISALVFVGVYGIGNPIDVIISPDATQQIREAAIRAYGLDQPLWVQYRDFLLRLLSGDFGRSFIFNMPVLELIFSRLPATLELTLAAVIGATLLGVPLGMYAGYKPDSAFARIVMTVSVLGFSVPTFWIGLVLIFAFAVQLGWLPAGGRGATAMLFGVEWSFLTREGLTHLLLPALNLSLFKFAMMVRLARAGTREAILGDVVRFARAAGESELTILRRHVLRLIAIPIVTVFGLEFGSTLAFAVVTETIFSWPGVGKLIIDSISLLDRPVMVAYLMLVAFLFIMINFLVDIAYAALDPRLRMGAKR, encoded by the coding sequence ATCCAACGCTTTCTGCAAGCCGTCGCGGTGATGCTCGTCATCTCCGCGCTGGTCTTCGTCGGCGTTTACGGCATCGGCAATCCGATCGACGTCATCATTTCGCCGGACGCGACGCAGCAAATCCGCGAAGCGGCGATCCGCGCCTACGGCCTCGATCAGCCGCTGTGGGTTCAATATCGCGATTTCCTGCTGCGTCTGCTCAGCGGCGATTTCGGCCGCTCGTTCATCTTCAACATGCCGGTGCTGGAGCTGATCTTCTCGCGACTGCCGGCGACGCTCGAACTCACCCTCGCCGCCGTGATAGGCGCCACGCTGTTGGGCGTGCCGCTCGGCATGTATGCCGGCTACAAGCCCGATTCCGCCTTCGCGCGGATCGTGATGACCGTGTCGGTCCTCGGCTTTTCGGTACCGACCTTCTGGATCGGTCTCGTTCTCATCTTCGCGTTCGCCGTCCAACTCGGCTGGCTGCCGGCGGGCGGGCGCGGCGCCACGGCGATGCTGTTCGGCGTCGAATGGAGCTTTCTGACGCGCGAGGGCTTGACGCATTTGCTGCTGCCGGCGCTGAACCTATCGCTGTTCAAGTTCGCGATGATGGTGCGCCTGGCGCGCGCGGGCACGCGCGAAGCGATTTTGGGCGATGTCGTACGCTTCGCGCGCGCGGCGGGCGAAAGCGAATTGACGATTCTGCGCCGCCATGTGCTGCGCTTGATCGCGATCCCGATCGTTACCGTGTTCGGGCTCGAGTTCGGCTCCACCCTCGCCTTCGCCGTGGTGACGGAGACGATCTTTTCCTGGCCGGGCGTGGGCAAGCTCATCATCGACAGCATTTCGTTGCTCGACCGACCGGTAATGGTGGCCTATCTGATGCTGGTCGCGTTCCTGTTCATCATGATCAATTTCCTGGTCGATATCGCCTACGCGGCGCTCGATCCGCGTTTGCGCATGGGGGCGAAACGATGA